The Zeugodacus cucurbitae isolate PBARC_wt_2022May chromosome 4, idZeuCucr1.2, whole genome shotgun sequence genome includes the window AGAAAAAATGCCTCGACTACAAATACGACAATATGTTGACTGAAATGAGAAATATTTCCTGGTTTGCCGAAGTAGCTAACGGCACACGTCAATGGACCTACCAGACTTGTAACGAGTTCGGTTTCTATCAAACCTCGAATAATAAGACTGACACTTTCGGTGATAGATTCAAAGTGGATTTTTTCATTAAGCAATGCATGGATATTTATTCAGAGAGGTACAGcgataataaatattactttttaattactgTTAGCTCTAATTTAGTTAACTTTTAAATACTTCAATTAGCATGAACGCGAAATACTTAGAGCAAGTTGTTTCACAGACGAATGCATTCTATGGTGGACTTAGTCCTAAGTCAACGAATGTCCTTTATGTGCACGGTTCGATAGATCCATGGCATGCGATTGGTATGACCGAATCTAAGAACCCAAATAAACCTACTGTTTACATTGAAGGTATGCTCGTGTTTTTCTTTCAAGTTCAAACCATATTgagttttcttaattttatcttCACAGGTACTGCACATTGCGCCGATATGTATGAACCTCTTCAAACAGATCCACCTCAACTTATCGAGGCacgtaataaaatattgaaatatcttaCCCAGCTTTTGGAGAAATCCGAGTCGTGAAGTGTCTAAAAAGAGCTGATGTCGTTTTATTAAGCAAATAGCATAtatgaaactaatttttataccTAACCGATGATTACTGAATCATGTACTTATATATTCTGCTTGGTACAATATACATACTTCTGTATTATCTAAGGGCAAacgaaatatttaacaatttttcaatttttatataatatccaaactaatcatgcatagcgtcgttttgtagtttatgtcaagacctttcaatgaTGGATAGTATTTCCGGATACGAGCACTGTAGTGCTTTATACATAGACGCGAAATTCAAATGACAAAAAGACGGAAGGGAGATACGAGCATTTTCCAATCTTATATTTATGCTTTGAATGCTGGCAAAAAACGAATATAGGAGCATATTTCTAAAAGGACAGAGGTTATGTAACAGTAATAGACCATAGTATAGTTATCGGTCTTCATCTTGATTAATCGGAGTGTGAGATTTTGAAATAATGGACCACTCTTCAAATCAGATCACTCTATACCATTACTGTAAATGCTGTTGAGGTAGCAGTTCTTAGCTAGGTATTTATATACGAGTGTACTTCAAATTTTCCCGGCACCGGTATAGCCTATGGCAAATCTACACCTATAAAgctttacaaatttatattaaaaaaaaaatcgttcgaTTGTTGCACACCAAAATATccaattgtttataatattaggaatatAACCTATAACTTGATTGagttttatttcaataacaaaagtaattaataaatatgttaacAAAGATGTTATATATGAAATTTGTctaatgaaatacatacatacgagctaaattaatacaaaaaaatctacgCAAAATCAAATGTAAAATATGGACGAGTTAACGGTTTTTTAATCGAAACATACTTAAAGTAAAAGCTGCTCGCTTTCCGTAAGTCAGAAGTATATGCCCATTTTACCATTCCTTCTTGGCCTTAGCCATCCGCTCGTGCATTCGCTTCCAATACCATTGCACTGAATCATTGCCTATTATGTGCGTGTCGATAAGTTTTTTGGTGTTAATAAAGACCCACACGCTCACATCCCAAAACAGGGCAAGTACACGGAAGAGGAATCTTTCAACCTGTTCGCGATCCGGCATACTGGGTGCGGACACATTCTGTGACGAAGTGGTGGTCTGATGTTCTCGCTTGGCATTATCGGCATAGAAGCGCACGGCTGTCAATGTAAAGGGAGCAATTGCCTGAAATCTGATGAAATCGCTTTGTACGCGTACATTCTCTGCACATGCAAACAAAATCGTAAGTAAATATTGTgccaaacacaaataaatgtcGACGACTTACCGGTCAAACCATTTTGTATGATTGCGAGTGAAAGAACCAAATTTCTATGCTGATCCAGACTTGCCACTACACTGGGCCCACTAATTCTGGCTGCAGTTGCACTCACAAGTGTTGGTGTTATTCGCATGG containing:
- the LOC105221068 gene encoding uncharacterized protein LOC105221068 codes for the protein MLLSKSMRITPTLVSATAARISGPSVVASLDQHRNLVLSLAIIQNGLTENVRVQSDFIRFQAIAPFTLTAVRFYADNAKREHQTTTSSQNVSAPSMPDREQVERFLFRVLALFWDVSVWVFINTKKLIDTHIIGNDSVQWYWKRMHERMAKAKKEW